Proteins from a genomic interval of Clostridium sp. AN503:
- a CDS encoding ABC transporter permease has protein sequence MMTRNEWFEAAKKYSAVSLLALFILLNTIVTPNFFRLGNLNNIITQICPIILCGMGMTLVISTGGIDISVGSVMALAGVMTAKLMTGTGLLAAVAIALSVSAAIGCLTGIMVGKLRLQAMVVTLGLMLGLRGVAQVLCGGRDIYFNKLGVVGSSLSLWGTYKIGGVLPVQIIPIVLSILSVWVLAEKTVIGHQIQAVGDNIRSSALSGINTAGTMMIVYGISAGLAALAGVFQAAKVSVAAGSSLGQLAELDAIAAVVIGGTPMSGGKAHVIGTVIGALIMQMITLTCVMNNIPDQYAQVFKAVIIVFAVFIQRERLK, from the coding sequence ATGATGACTAGAAACGAGTGGTTTGAGGCAGCTAAAAAATACAGTGCAGTTTCTCTTCTGGCTTTGTTTATACTCTTAAACACCATTGTCACGCCAAATTTTTTCAGGCTTGGCAATTTAAACAATATTATTACACAGATCTGCCCGATTATTCTGTGCGGGATGGGGATGACACTGGTGATTTCTACTGGAGGAATTGATATTTCCGTGGGATCGGTCATGGCTCTTGCAGGTGTAATGACGGCTAAGCTCATGACAGGAACAGGACTTCTTGCTGCTGTGGCAATCGCCCTGTCAGTATCGGCTGCGATCGGCTGCTTAACCGGGATCATGGTTGGCAAACTGCGGCTCCAGGCAATGGTTGTGACTCTGGGGCTTATGCTGGGCTTAAGAGGCGTCGCGCAGGTGCTCTGCGGCGGGAGGGATATCTATTTTAATAAACTTGGAGTTGTGGGAAGCAGCCTTTCTTTGTGGGGAACTTACAAAATCGGCGGTGTGCTTCCGGTACAGATTATCCCGATTGTACTGTCGATCCTGTCAGTTTGGGTGTTGGCGGAAAAAACGGTGATCGGACATCAGATCCAGGCTGTAGGTGACAACATTCGTTCCAGCGCGCTTTCCGGAATCAACACGGCGGGGACGATGATGATAGTCTACGGGATCAGTGCGGGACTTGCGGCCCTTGCAGGTGTATTTCAGGCTGCGAAAGTGTCGGTTGCAGCCGGTAGCTCTCTAGGGCAGCTTGCAGAGCTGGATGCGATTGCGGCAGTGGTGATTGGCGGTACCCCCATGAGCGGAGGAAAGGCCCATGTGATTGGAACGGTAATTGGCGCTTTGATCATGCAGATGATCACGCTGACCTGTGTGATGAACAATATCCCGGACCAATACGCCCAGGTGTTTAAAGCGGTAATTATTGTGTTTGCGGTGTTTATCCAACGTGAACGTCTGAAGTAG
- a CDS encoding ABC transporter permease has protein sequence MKTLKKIYGSFYSKSTILAFLLLVFAAGILFRDKNFLTMGNMFNILLKASKNGGYLALGMTFVILCAEIDLSVGAVFALSGVVMGLVGQINPWLGIAAGLAVGAVSGMLVGFMVTKMRISSWIASLAMLFALRGMILIVAKKSVAITGTVMTFGNAKILKGVFPGMKSGISILIPLLFILTFLCMYLSRYTKFGMGMYAAGGNGEAARMMGIDVDRIKMKAFLCSGLIAAFSGVLLASSSGSATLSAGNTYETYAIAMCAIGGVKLTGGEGKFSGTFFGILIYFIINTIFTYLPSGISVHWQSVIMGLLVLISVGVQTDVIKNIRLKKGRNEGVL, from the coding sequence ATGAAGACATTAAAGAAAATTTATGGGTCCTTTTATTCAAAAAGTACCATCCTCGCATTCCTGCTTCTGGTGTTTGCAGCCGGAATCCTTTTTCGGGACAAGAACTTTTTAACGATGGGAAATATGTTTAATATCCTTTTGAAAGCGTCGAAAAACGGCGGGTATCTGGCGCTTGGAATGACATTTGTGATTCTTTGCGCGGAGATAGACCTTTCTGTAGGTGCGGTTTTTGCTCTCAGCGGCGTAGTGATGGGACTTGTCGGACAGATTAACCCGTGGCTGGGAATTGCGGCGGGGCTGGCAGTGGGTGCGGTGTCCGGGATGCTTGTGGGTTTTATGGTGACGAAAATGCGGATTTCATCCTGGATCGCGTCTCTGGCTATGCTGTTTGCGCTCAGGGGGATGATCCTGATCGTGGCAAAGAAATCCGTTGCAATCACTGGAACCGTGATGACCTTTGGCAACGCGAAGATTTTAAAAGGGGTATTTCCGGGAATGAAAAGCGGGATTTCCATATTGATTCCATTGCTTTTTATCCTTACATTCCTGTGTATGTACCTGTCCAGGTATACGAAGTTCGGCATGGGCATGTACGCGGCAGGCGGAAACGGCGAGGCGGCCAGAATGATGGGGATTGACGTGGACCGGATCAAAATGAAGGCATTTTTATGCAGCGGACTGATTGCGGCCTTCTCGGGAGTGCTTCTGGCGTCCAGTTCAGGGAGCGCAACCTTAAGCGCAGGCAATACATACGAGACCTATGCGATCGCCATGTGTGCAATCGGAGGCGTCAAGCTCACTGGTGGGGAAGGAAAGTTTTCCGGAACCTTCTTTGGTATTTTGATCTATTTTATCATCAATACGATATTTACCTATCTGCCTTCGGGAATATCCGTACACTGGCAGTCTGTTATCATGGGGCTGCTTGTATTGATATCTGTTGGAGTGCAGACTGATGTGATAAAAAATATCCGTCTGAAAAAGGGCAGAAATGAGGGCGTCTTATGA
- a CDS encoding sugar-binding domain-containing protein → MRQLCSLWGKTVEARSVLSEYPRPQLVRDSYFSLNGEWEYAIRKTGQAETYDGTILVPFSPESRLSGVDRILQPDEYLHYRKCFILPDGFKKDKVYLHFGAVDQECRVFLNGTMLGEHKGGYLAFSFEISGFLAEGENILTVSVRDYTEHAPHARGKQRLNPTGKYASLFYTPSSGIWKPVWMESTAACHVSEIKFTPYFDEQSIGVFADVCGESDSALVRISQNGEVIGSWTIKTGTENKLLLEKFRPWSPEKPDLYDVEVSYIEDKVTSYFGMRKLSVSQDRKGVMRFFLNNKPFFFNGLLDQGYWPESLMTAPDDKALLYDIRKLKSLGYNTIRKHVKIETDRFYYHCDRLGMMVWQDMPNGGGTYNMFFVTELPNTFDWFCRRVKDNRYRPFARTDAAGRKQYYEDLEDMVKQLYNHPSIAVWVPFNEGWGQFDARKATERIRRLDRTRLVNEACGWFDQGGGDMYSIHNYRRILKVKPVKDRVVALTEYGGYSLPVKGHMECDRAFGYQTYKTVEELTDNYKRLWEQEIFPNLERGLCSAIYTQVSDIEEEINGVMTYDRRVDKLDGEIVRNLNEKLYRMFRNMV, encoded by the coding sequence ATGAGGCAGTTGTGTTCCCTGTGGGGAAAGACAGTTGAAGCGAGGAGTGTGTTGTCTGAATATCCCCGGCCCCAGCTTGTGCGGGACAGTTATTTCAGCCTGAATGGTGAATGGGAATATGCCATAAGAAAAACGGGACAGGCGGAAACCTATGACGGGACCATTCTGGTGCCGTTTTCACCAGAATCAAGACTGTCAGGAGTGGACCGGATCCTTCAGCCGGATGAATATCTGCATTACAGGAAATGCTTTATTCTTCCGGATGGATTTAAGAAAGATAAGGTTTACCTGCACTTCGGCGCAGTGGATCAGGAATGCAGAGTGTTTTTGAATGGAACGATGCTTGGGGAGCACAAGGGCGGATATCTAGCGTTTTCATTTGAAATAAGTGGTTTTCTTGCAGAGGGAGAGAACATACTGACTGTATCTGTGCGGGATTATACAGAGCATGCTCCTCACGCCCGAGGAAAACAGAGACTAAATCCAACCGGGAAATATGCCTCGCTTTTTTATACCCCCAGCAGCGGGATATGGAAGCCTGTGTGGATGGAAAGCACAGCTGCCTGCCACGTTTCAGAAATCAAATTCACACCATATTTTGATGAACAGTCAATAGGTGTCTTTGCGGATGTGTGCGGCGAGTCAGACAGTGCTCTTGTCAGGATTTCACAGAATGGGGAAGTCATTGGCTCATGGACAATAAAAACAGGTACGGAAAATAAGCTTCTTTTGGAGAAGTTCAGGCCGTGGTCACCAGAAAAACCGGATTTATATGACGTGGAAGTCAGTTATATAGAAGATAAGGTGACCTCTTATTTCGGAATGAGGAAGTTGTCGGTTTCGCAGGACCGGAAAGGAGTAATGCGTTTTTTTCTGAATAATAAGCCATTCTTCTTTAACGGTCTTCTGGATCAGGGATACTGGCCGGAAAGTCTGATGACGGCGCCGGACGACAAGGCGCTGCTTTATGATATCAGAAAACTGAAATCGCTGGGATATAATACCATAAGAAAGCATGTGAAAATCGAGACAGACCGGTTTTATTACCACTGCGACCGACTGGGGATGATGGTATGGCAGGATATGCCGAATGGGGGTGGAACGTACAATATGTTTTTTGTGACGGAGCTGCCAAATACTTTCGATTGGTTTTGCCGGAGGGTGAAGGACAACAGATACCGCCCGTTTGCCCGAACCGACGCTGCCGGCAGAAAACAGTATTATGAAGATCTGGAAGATATGGTAAAGCAGCTGTACAATCATCCTTCCATCGCTGTCTGGGTTCCCTTCAATGAAGGCTGGGGACAGTTTGATGCACGCAAGGCAACGGAAAGAATCCGCAGGCTTGACAGGACCAGGTTGGTCAATGAGGCCTGCGGCTGGTTTGATCAGGGCGGAGGGGATATGTACAGTATTCATAATTACAGAAGGATTTTAAAGGTGAAGCCTGTGAAAGACAGGGTGGTAGCGTTGACGGAGTACGGTGGATATTCCCTTCCGGTTAAGGGGCACATGGAATGCGACAGGGCGTTTGGATACCAAACGTATAAAACGGTTGAGGAGCTGACAGACAATTATAAGCGCCTTTGGGAGCAGGAGATTTTTCCCAATCTTGAACGGGGGTTGTGCAGTGCGATTTATACTCAGGTCAGTGATATTGAGGAAGAGATAAACGGCGTTATGACCTATGACAGGAGAGTGGACAAGTTAGACGGTGAGATTGTCAGGAACTTAAACGAAAAGCTGTACAGGATGTTTCGGAATATGGTTTAA
- a CDS encoding LURP-one-related family protein, protein MVYTITGKILTMHRTMEVTDANEALFYKATSKAISITDKSRIEDAEGNLVAEFHRKVMSIHAVHYIEMADGTKMTMKSELFHPFHQVIDVEEKNWKIKGNFASHEYQILDADGGVLAEVRRPWLSIHDKCELNVVDEGQEKELLALTIVLEHMLIDERVAAESTAAAGAGTAAGAAAAENSDGGQQA, encoded by the coding sequence ATGGTATACACCATAACTGGTAAGATTTTGACCATGCACAGGACCATGGAGGTGACGGATGCGAATGAGGCCCTGTTCTACAAAGCCACATCCAAAGCTATAAGCATTACTGACAAATCCCGCATAGAAGATGCAGAAGGGAATCTGGTGGCAGAGTTCCACCGGAAAGTCATGAGTATTCATGCTGTCCATTATATAGAGATGGCAGACGGGACAAAGATGACAATGAAGTCCGAGCTCTTCCATCCATTTCATCAAGTGATTGATGTGGAGGAGAAGAACTGGAAGATCAAAGGCAATTTTGCCAGCCACGAATACCAGATTCTGGATGCCGACGGAGGAGTTCTGGCAGAAGTGCGCCGCCCATGGCTTTCAATCCATGATAAATGTGAGCTGAATGTGGTGGATGAGGGACAGGAGAAGGAGTTGCTTGCGCTTACGATAGTACTTGAGCATATGCTGATTGATGAGCGTGTGGCTGCGGAGAGTACGGCGGCAGCCGGGGCAGGTACGGCGGCAGGAGCAGCGGCAGCAGAAAACTCCGATGGAGGTCAGCAGGCGTAG
- the leuS gene encoding leucine--tRNA ligase: protein MASYNHSAIEKKWRENWEKDPINVNDGKKPKYYCLDMFPYPSGSGLHVGHWRGYVISDVWSRYQMLKGHYVIHPMGWDAFGLPAENYAIKMGVHPAKSTAENVANIKRQIGEIAAIYDWDMEVNTTDPDFYKWTQWIFVKMFKEGLAYEKEFPINWCPSCKTGLANEEVVNGCCERCGATVTKKNLRQWMLKITAYAERLLNDLDKLDWPEKVKKMQTEWIGKSYGAEVDFPVEGRDEKITVYTTRPDTLYGATFMVLAPEHALAKSLATDETREAVEKYIFDSSMRSNVDRMQDKEKTGVFTGSYAINPLNGEKTPIWLSDYVLADYGTGAIMCVPAHDDRDFEFAKKFNIPIIQVIAKDGKEIENMSEAYTEASGTMINSGEWNGMESSVLKKEAPAMIEARGLGKKTVNYKLRDWVFSRQRYWGEPIPIVHCEKCGNVAVPEEELPLRLPEVESYQPTGTGESPLAAIEDWVNCTCPQCGGPAKRETNTMPQWAGSSWYFLRYVDSHNDKELVSREKADKYLPVDMYIGGVEHAVLHLLYSRFYTKFLHDIGVIDFDEPFKKLFNQGMITGKNGIKMSKSKGNVVSPDDLVRDYGCDALRMYELFVGPPELDAEWDERGIEGVSRFLGRFWNLVQDSKDKDVAETREMVRLRHKLVFDIDQRFSQFNLNTVISGFMEYNNKFIDLARKTGGIDKETLKTFVVLLAPFAPHIGEELWQQLGGEGSVFHAQWPECDKEAMKDDEIEIGVQVNGKARGVVSLPVDVSKEDAIAAGKAAVADKITGTIVKEIYVPGKIINIVCK from the coding sequence ATGGCAAGCTACAATCACAGCGCGATTGAGAAGAAATGGCGCGAAAACTGGGAGAAAGATCCCATCAATGTCAACGACGGCAAGAAGCCGAAATATTACTGTCTGGATATGTTCCCATATCCGTCCGGCAGCGGTCTGCATGTAGGCCACTGGAGAGGTTACGTGATCTCCGATGTATGGAGCCGTTACCAGATGCTGAAGGGCCATTATGTGATCCATCCCATGGGCTGGGATGCATTCGGCCTCCCAGCTGAGAACTATGCGATCAAGATGGGCGTCCACCCAGCCAAATCCACTGCGGAGAACGTAGCCAACATCAAGCGCCAGATCGGCGAGATCGCGGCCATCTACGACTGGGATATGGAAGTGAATACCACAGATCCGGATTTCTATAAGTGGACCCAGTGGATCTTTGTTAAAATGTTTAAAGAGGGCCTGGCATACGAAAAAGAATTCCCCATCAACTGGTGCCCGTCCTGTAAGACCGGCCTTGCCAACGAGGAAGTGGTGAACGGATGCTGCGAGCGCTGCGGCGCTACCGTTACCAAGAAGAACCTGCGTCAGTGGATGCTTAAGATCACCGCCTATGCGGAGCGTCTGTTAAATGACTTAGACAAGCTGGATTGGCCGGAAAAGGTGAAAAAGATGCAGACCGAGTGGATCGGCAAATCCTACGGCGCAGAGGTGGATTTCCCCGTGGAGGGCAGAGACGAGAAGATCACGGTTTATACCACCAGGCCGGATACGCTCTACGGCGCGACCTTTATGGTGCTGGCTCCGGAGCATGCCCTGGCAAAGAGCCTGGCGACCGATGAGACCAGAGAGGCTGTTGAGAAATATATCTTTGATTCTTCCATGCGTTCCAACGTGGACCGCATGCAGGATAAGGAAAAGACCGGCGTATTTACAGGCAGCTATGCCATCAATCCCTTAAATGGCGAAAAGACTCCGATCTGGCTGTCTGATTATGTGCTGGCTGATTACGGCACCGGCGCGATCATGTGCGTACCGGCTCATGATGACCGTGACTTTGAATTTGCAAAGAAGTTCAATATCCCGATCATCCAGGTCATTGCAAAGGATGGCAAAGAGATTGAAAATATGTCCGAAGCCTACACCGAGGCCAGCGGGACCATGATCAATTCCGGCGAGTGGAACGGCATGGAGTCCTCTGTGCTCAAAAAGGAAGCCCCGGCTATGATCGAGGCAAGAGGCCTGGGCAAGAAAACGGTCAACTACAAGCTGCGCGACTGGGTCTTCTCCAGACAGCGTTACTGGGGCGAGCCGATCCCGATCGTACACTGCGAAAAATGCGGCAATGTGGCGGTTCCAGAGGAGGAGCTTCCATTAAGGCTTCCGGAGGTGGAGAGCTATCAGCCCACCGGCACCGGAGAGTCACCGTTAGCGGCGATTGAGGACTGGGTCAACTGCACCTGTCCGCAGTGCGGCGGCCCGGCAAAACGCGAGACCAACACCATGCCCCAGTGGGCAGGTTCTTCCTGGTATTTCCTGCGCTATGTGGACAGCCACAACGACAAGGAACTGGTATCCCGGGAAAAGGCCGACAAATACCTTCCGGTCGATATGTATATCGGCGGCGTAGAGCATGCGGTGCTGCACCTTCTGTACTCCCGTTTCTACACCAAGTTCCTGCATGATATCGGCGTGATCGATTTTGACGAGCCGTTTAAAAAGCTGTTCAACCAGGGTATGATCACAGGAAAGAACGGAATCAAGATGAGTAAATCCAAAGGAAATGTGGTCTCTCCGGACGATCTTGTTCGGGATTACGGCTGCGATGCCTTAAGGATGTACGAACTGTTCGTAGGTCCGCCGGAGCTGGATGCGGAGTGGGATGAGCGCGGGATCGAGGGCGTATCCCGGTTCCTCGGCAGGTTCTGGAATCTGGTTCAGGACAGCAAGGACAAAGACGTGGCGGAGACCAGAGAGATGGTGCGCCTGCGCCACAAACTGGTATTCGACATTGACCAGCGGTTCAGCCAGTTCAACTTGAATACCGTGATCTCCGGATTTATGGAGTACAACAACAAGTTTATCGATCTGGCCAGGAAGACCGGCGGCATCGACAAAGAAACCTTAAAGACCTTTGTGGTCCTGCTGGCTCCGTTTGCCCCGCACATCGGCGAGGAACTGTGGCAGCAGCTTGGCGGCGAGGGCAGCGTGTTCCATGCCCAGTGGCCGGAGTGCGATAAAGAAGCCATGAAGGACGACGAGATCGAGATCGGCGTTCAGGTCAACGGCAAGGCCCGCGGCGTGGTTTCCCTTCCGGTGGATGTATCGAAGGAAGACGCGATCGCAGCAGGCAAAGCGGCTGTAGCGGACAAGATCACAGGAACCATTGTGAAGGAGATCTATGTGCCGGGCAAGATCATCAACATTGTCTGTAAATAA
- a CDS encoding L,D-transpeptidase family protein, with translation MRRQNRGGGRIPEKLTSAAKAAFAAISPGAGRSTWTAVSVAAGITAFAAVAVPSGITAFAAGSAPSGITAFSAGSAPAEITAFAVETGGASSRVIEAGNPADTGGQSAMKNTTAGSAQAPSAQPAPNGLGIVLEDLDAAANTDQLVVVVGSGMDSSRVKVGYYTKSVDGAWSEQFIADGYCGHNGMSTDKREGDRRTPTGTYSFTQAFGSLKDPGSILPYKQLDEYDYWVDDPASAYYNQMVSTKTVKKDWNSAEHLIGVMPQYRYSLAVSYNTADRVPGKGSAIFLHGYHTWKTWTEGCIAIPEEDMRLLVQQLDADAQIVIMPKRPEAVKE, from the coding sequence ATGAGAAGACAAAACAGAGGCGGCGGGAGGATTCCGGAAAAGCTGACGTCGGCAGCGAAGGCAGCGTTTGCGGCAATATCCCCGGGAGCAGGGAGAAGTACATGGACAGCCGTGTCCGTGGCGGCAGGGATCACCGCGTTTGCGGCAGTGGCGGTGCCGTCAGGAATTACAGCGTTTGCGGCAGGATCAGCGCCGTCAGGGATCACTGCATTTTCGGCAGGGTCAGCGCCGGCGGAGATTACCGCGTTTGCGGTGGAAACCGGCGGGGCGTCCAGCCGTGTCATAGAGGCGGGGAATCCCGCTGATACAGGAGGACAGTCAGCTATGAAGAATACAACAGCCGGGTCGGCCCAGGCACCGTCCGCCCAGCCGGCCCCCAATGGGCTGGGGATCGTCCTGGAGGATCTGGATGCAGCTGCAAATACCGACCAGCTTGTGGTGGTAGTGGGAAGCGGCATGGACAGTTCCAGGGTGAAGGTCGGCTATTATACGAAGTCTGTAGACGGTGCCTGGTCTGAGCAGTTTATTGCAGACGGGTACTGTGGTCATAACGGGATGTCCACCGACAAGCGTGAAGGCGACCGCCGGACGCCGACGGGGACATATTCCTTTACCCAGGCTTTTGGAAGCCTGAAAGATCCAGGCAGCATACTGCCTTACAAGCAGCTTGACGAATATGACTACTGGGTGGATGATCCGGCCAGCGCCTATTACAATCAGATGGTCAGCACGAAGACCGTAAAGAAGGACTGGAATTCGGCGGAACACTTGATCGGTGTTATGCCCCAGTACCGTTACAGCCTGGCTGTCAGCTACAATACGGCGGACCGGGTGCCGGGGAAGGGCTCTGCAATCTTTCTGCACGGCTATCACACCTGGAAGACGTGGACGGAAGGCTGTATTGCCATTCCAGAAGAAGATATGCGTCTGCTTGTGCAGCAGCTGGACGCGGATGCACAGATCGTTATCATGCCCAAACGGCCGGAAGCCGTTAAGGAATGA
- a CDS encoding AI-2E family transporter yields MDLTQDTVKKIRGLIVFAVAVVVAGINYRSVLLVFMRFVGMLAPFLLGAAIAFVLNVPMRWIENHIRTGKSDRVRRAVSLSLALLAVAGILSVVMVLVVPEVFRTLSSLQRNVPVFFAGLQAQLEAFFSDNPDVIAYINSVEIDWEQLMQQIVAFLSDGAGTVLSTTFSAAMSIVNGVTCFGIGLIFAIYILLQKETLERQMRKVLRAFLPGRTAARVLEVAALTERTFSNFLTGQCVEAVILGLMFFVTLTVFRMPYALLIGVLIAFTALIPIFGAFIGCAVGAFLILIMNPVQALVFIGIFLVLQQIEGNLIYPHVVGNSVGLPSIWVLVAVTLGGSMMGILGMLIFIPLVSVIYSLFRDEVNARLKRRGQKS; encoded by the coding sequence ATGGACTTGACGCAGGATACAGTAAAAAAGATACGGGGACTCATCGTGTTCGCGGTGGCGGTGGTTGTGGCTGGAATCAATTACCGGAGCGTGCTGCTGGTGTTTATGAGATTTGTGGGGATGCTGGCGCCGTTCCTCCTTGGGGCAGCTATCGCATTTGTGCTGAACGTTCCGATGCGCTGGATCGAGAACCATATCCGGACCGGAAAATCCGACAGGGTACGGCGGGCGGTGAGCCTGTCACTTGCACTTCTGGCAGTGGCGGGAATCCTGTCTGTTGTGATGGTGTTAGTGGTGCCGGAGGTATTCCGGACCCTTTCAAGCCTTCAGCGCAACGTCCCGGTGTTTTTTGCCGGTCTGCAGGCACAGCTGGAAGCGTTCTTTTCCGACAATCCGGATGTGATTGCCTATATAAACAGTGTTGAGATAGACTGGGAGCAGCTGATGCAGCAGATTGTCGCGTTTTTAAGTGATGGCGCAGGCACGGTGCTGTCCACTACGTTTTCTGCCGCCATGAGCATTGTAAACGGCGTGACCTGCTTTGGCATCGGTCTGATCTTTGCCATCTATATCCTTCTGCAGAAGGAGACGCTGGAACGCCAGATGAGAAAGGTGCTGCGAGCCTTCCTGCCTGGGAGGACGGCTGCGAGGGTCCTGGAGGTGGCGGCGCTTACGGAGCGGACCTTCTCCAACTTTTTGACGGGGCAGTGCGTGGAGGCTGTGATCCTGGGCCTGATGTTTTTTGTGACGCTCACTGTCTTTCGGATGCCCTATGCACTTCTGATCGGGGTTCTGATCGCGTTCACGGCGCTGATCCCTATTTTTGGGGCGTTTATCGGATGCGCGGTGGGAGCGTTTTTGATCCTGATCATGAACCCGGTTCAGGCGCTGGTGTTTATCGGTATTTTCCTGGTGCTCCAGCAGATCGAGGGGAACTTGATCTACCCCCATGTGGTGGGCAATTCCGTGGGCCTTCCGTCCATATGGGTTCTGGTGGCAGTCACCCTTGGAGGAAGCATGATGGGCATCCTGGGCATGCTGATATTCATTCCGCTGGTGTCTGTGATCTACAGCCTGTTCCGGGATGAGGTGAACGCCCGGCTGAAGCGGAGAGGGCAAAAGAGTTAG
- a CDS encoding polya polymerase, with protein MKIQNIQDVDAFFKIIDECRGPVELVSPEGDRINLKSKLSQYLSMATIFSNGYIKELDLVAQDKEDVERLIKYMYQGA; from the coding sequence ATGAAGATTCAGAATATCCAGGATGTAGATGCTTTTTTTAAGATCATTGATGAGTGCAGGGGACCGGTTGAGCTGGTATCTCCGGAAGGGGACCGTATCAATCTGAAATCCAAGCTGTCCCAGTACCTGTCCATGGCGACGATCTTCTCCAACGGCTATATCAAGGAGCTGGACCTGGTTGCCCAGGACAAAGAGGATGTGGAGCGTTTGATCAAGTATATGTACCAGGGAGCTTAA